From Penicillium psychrofluorescens genome assembly, chromosome: 1, one genomic window encodes:
- a CDS encoding uncharacterized protein (ID:PFLUO_000087-T1.cds;~source:funannotate), protein MSSKTPVLTDKAPKPLPGIYSQAIIANGVVYCSGAVAMDPTTGKLVDGDVKAHTHQCIKNLTHILEEAGTDITKVVKVNVFLSNMDDFSEMNSVYMQYWGDVKPCRTCVAVKTLPLNTDVEIECIAVL, encoded by the exons atgTCCTCCAAGACCCCCGTGCTCACCGACAAGGCCCCCAAGCCCCTGCCGGGTATCTACTCccaggccatcatcgccaatgGCGTCGTGTACTGCTCCGGCGCAGTGGCGATGGATCCCACGACGGGCAAATTGGTCGATGGCGATGTCAAGGCCCACACT CACCAATGCATCAAGAACTTGACCCATATCCTGGAGGAGGCCGGTACCGACATCACCAAAGTGGTCAAGGTCAACGTGTTTCTGTCCAACATGGACGACTTTAGCGAGATGAACTCGGTGTACATGCAGTACTGGGGCGATGTGAAGCCTTGCCGGAC ATGTGTGGCGGTCAAGACACTGCCCTTGAACACCGATGTGGAGATTGAGTGCATTGCGGTGTTGTAG
- a CDS encoding uncharacterized protein (ID:PFLUO_000088-T1.cds;~source:funannotate) — protein sequence MSSAAPRPLEGKIGIVTGGSRGIGEAIARNLASKGCSLLLNFTSESSRAPTQELCTSLAATHAIRCESVQADLSQPETAVPAIVTAAKEHFSSGTKLQVDILINNAGVSTDRNLNDAAKGPITAEHFNWHYTINVLAPLLLTQAVAPFLPTDRSGRIVNISSVSSSMGFVGQSMYGGTKAALEAMTRTWARELADRATVNAVNPGPVIGDMYFNAGEDFWRDIQGFQDNTPLSKLDESDAETMGRLTEEQARLIKEKMGGRRPAFTSEIAGVVCMLCTADGGHCTGSVICANGGMRMGL from the exons ATGTCGTCTGCTGCTCCCCGGCCGTTGGAAGGCAAGATTGGCATCGTGACCGGTGGTTCACGCG GCATTGGCGAGGCAATTGCACGAAACTTGGCCTCAAAAGGCTGCTCTCTGCTTCTCAACTTTACCTCCGAATCCTCCCGTGCCCCCACCCAGGAGCTATGCACCTCGCTGGCCGCGACGCATGCGATCCGGTGTGAGAGCGTGCAAGCCGATCTGAGCCAGCCCGAGACCGCCGTGCCGGCCATCGTGACCGCCGCGAAGGAGCATTTTAGCTCGGGCACCAAACTGCAGGTCGATatcctcatcaacaatgccggcGTCTCGACGGATCGCAACCTAAACGACGCTGCCAAGGGTCCCATCACCGCCGAACATTTCAACTGGCACTACACCATCAACGTCCTCGCCCCACTCCTCCTCACACAAGCGGTTGCCCCCTTCCTCCCCACCGACCGCAGTGGTCGCATCGTGAACATCTCGAGCGTCTCGTCCTCCATGGGTTTCGTGGGACAATCCATGTATGGCGGCACCAAGGCGGCCCTCGAGGCCATGACCCGGACTTGGGCCCGCGAGCTGGCGGACCGCGCCACCGTGAATGCCGTCAACCCCGGCCCAGTGATTGGTGATATGTACTTCAATGCGGGAGAGGACTTTTGGCGGGATATTCAGGGTTTCCAGGATAATACTCCCCTGAGCAAGCTGGACGAATCCGACGCAGAGACGATGGGGCGCTTGACCGAAGAGCAGGCTCGTctgatcaaggagaagatgggtGGCCGCCGTCCAGCTTTCACGAGTGAGATTGCCGGGGTAGTGTGTATGCTCTGCACGGCCGACGGGGGTCACTGCACCGGCAGCGTCATCTGCGCCAATGgtgggatgaggatgggCCTGTAG
- a CDS encoding uncharacterized protein (ID:PFLUO_000089-T1.cds;~source:funannotate) — protein MDDRNLPPEYLGRYSGATSRIPDLAPTDVPKTPIAPTAPIAPAPASPNGGPEKDLLTTTPWYDPRGWSLRKRLVIGALVIVVIIVTVVGAVEGVRANRYPDYTPLNYKLVETYQGQSFFDNFDYFSAQDPTNGFVVYVNEEAAHDLNLTFATDASALLRVDSSTPNARAGRNSVRIESKSNYDTGLFVFDILHTPYGCGTWPALWLTDSANWPKNGEIDVVESNNEGTRGNEVTLHTAAGCSMNVKRKETGSVQFKTCDNSTNSNSGCGVQGDPSTYGKALNDQGGGVYALELRDAGIRAWFFPRDSIPTDITTSTGVPDPSTWGTALADFPSTECNITSHFRNQSIVANIDLCGDLAAQPRLYDQMYSCPGICSDYVANNPTSFESAYWEFKSFKVYQAI, from the exons ATGGATGACCGAAACCTCCCGCCCGAGTATTTGGGTCGCTACAGTGGTGCGACTTCTCGCATCCCGGACCTCGCACCTACCGATGTCCCCAAAACACCCATTGCTCCTACTGCGCCCATTGCACCCGCCCCTGCGTCTCCCAACGGAGGACCGGAGAAGGACCTGCTCACAACGACACCATGGTATGATCCTCGGGGCTGGTCACTTCGCAAGAGATTGGTGATTGGTGCGCTGGTCATCGTGGTGATCATCGTTACGGTCGTGGGTGCTGTGGAGGGCGTCCGGGCCAATCGATATCCCGACTACACTCCGTTGAACTACAAGTTGGTGGAGACGTACCAAGGGCAATCATTCTTTGACAACTTTGACTACTTTTCAGCCCAAGACCCGACTAATGGGTTCGTGGT ATATGTCAACGAAGAGGCCGCCCATGATCTCAACCTGACATTCGCTACGGATGCATCGGCACTACTTCGAGTCGACTCCTCGACCCCGAatgcgcgagctggccgcAACTCGGTGCGGATCGAGTCCAAATCCAATTATGACACGGggctttttgtttttgatATTCTCCATACCCCATACGGTTGTGGCACATGGCCTGCTCTGTGGCTAACCGATAGTGCCAACTGGCCCAAGAATGGGGAGATCGATGTGGTCGAATCCAACAACGAGGGCACGAGGGGCAACGAGGTCACCCTGCACACGGCGGCAGGATGCTCTATGAATGTCAAGCGCAAGGAGACTGGTTCGGTCCAATTTAAAACGTGCGACAACAGCACCAATAGCAACTCTGGCTGTGGTGTACAAGGCGATCCATCGACATATGGCAAAGCACTGAATGATCAAGGCGGCGGA GTCTATGCGCTCGAGCTTCGTGACGCTGGAATCCGTGCGTGGTTCTTTCCGCGAGACTCCATTCCAACCGATATCACCACCTCTACTGGAGTGCCCGACCCATCCACCTGGGGTACCGCCCTCGCCGACTTCCCCAGCACGGAATGCAATATCACATCGCACTTCCGCAATCAGAGTATTGTTGCCAACATTGATCTCTGCGGGGACCTGGCGGCTCAACCCCGGCTCTACGACCAGATGTATAGCTGCCCAGGCATCTGCTCCGACTACGTGGCCAACAATCCGACTAGCTTTGAAAGTGCATATTGGGAGTTCAAGAGCTTCAAAGTCTACCAGGCAATCTAG
- a CDS encoding uncharacterized protein (ID:PFLUO_000090-T1.cds;~source:funannotate) produces MSSSITGYAVRRNNTCGAGESSCANTWGSMHSCCPDGSYCYDSNTGIANMICCPSGLNCTSVLQSNPSCAIPNWNLYSYDGLFCCDQGDYGFYVEGAVWVGCASQNYDGTNDQLASFVQSGTPTTSTTSTTSTSSTTSSKTTPAPVATDQPSHANAADTGSVASDHSSHTPTGAIAGGVVGGVVGIALIVALIFFLVRRRSKRPQAELPSQARELPTPFSNNTELPATPSGGRSNLYSSEKEPVSLPPLPSNASSHPHFERQELPANY; encoded by the exons atgtcgtccagcATCACTGGTTACGCCGTGCGCCGCAATAACACTTGCGGCGCCGGCGAGTCATCCTGTGCCAACACATGGGGCTCCATGCACTCCTGCTGCCCAGACGGTTCCTACTGCTATGATTCCAACACCGGCATCGCCAACATGATCTGCTGCCCCAGCGGTCTCAACTGCACCAGTGTTCTGCAGAGCAATCCATCCTGTGCGATACCCAATTGGAATCTCTACAGTTATGACGGCTTGTTTTGTTGCGATCAGGGGGACTACGGATTTTACGTCGAGGGTGCCGTCTGGGTCGGCTGCGCCAGTCAGAATTATGATGGCACTAACGATCAGTTGGCAAGCTTTGTCCAGAGTG GAACACCAACCACATCAACCACATCAACCACCTCAACAAGTTCGACAACATCGTCGAAAACGACACCGGCACCCGTCGCTACCGACCAGCCGTCCCATGCCAACGCCGCAGACACCGGGAGTGTCGCTTCGGATCATTCATCGCATACCCCCACCGGGGCCATCGCAGGTGGTGTGGTCGGGGGTGTGGTTGGGATCGCTCTGATTGTCGccctcatcttctttctcgtccgGCGGCGATCTAAGCGGCCCCAGGCCGAACTGCCCTCGCAGGCGCGGGAGCTTCCCACGCCGTTCTCGAACAATACTGAACTACCCGCGACGCCATCCGGGGGACGGAGCAACTTGTACTCGAGCGAAAAGGAACCCGTCAGtctgccgccgctgcccTCCAACGCCAGCAGTCATCCCCATTTCGAGCGTCAAGAGCTACCGGCGAACTACTGA
- a CDS encoding uncharacterized protein (ID:PFLUO_000091-T1.cds;~source:funannotate), whose protein sequence is MPPKRKSPDASSAPASKRSKPDLRQPHPNAKETEAFGIVLRDFYPPEMSNERCEAYNNGTLERPIETLNKACRETADQRRAIAPGKAVVHWFKSDLRLHDNRALSAASQKARDHDIPLIGLYVLSPEDLTAHLASPARVDLTLRTLQQLQRDLNELDIPLHMETVEKRKAVPGRLVTLCQKWGSQHLFGNLEYEVDELRRDARLVRQCAENGIDFEPNHDTCVVTPGLLSSQQDRQYAVYTPWFRSWLAFLKENPDYLEVSEEPGSNPQGARTQLADLFDCKVPAAPSNKQLSNEEKKRFEKMYPAGEHEALQRLEAFLEEKASDYEAMRSMLPGQHTSILSPYFASGALSARTAVMMAKRNNKNRLDQYDSGHISWISEVAWRDFYKHVLVHWPFICMNKCFKPDHTNIDWEYDEDQFQAWADGKTGYPIVDAAMRQLRHSAWMHNRTRMVVSSFLSKDLLIDWRRGERYFMEHLIDGDFASNHGGWGFGSSTGVDPQPYFRIFNPLRQSERFDPEGEYIRYWVPELHDVQGTAIHAPYDRGAGAVAEKNGYPRPVVEHAASREKALERYKRALHG, encoded by the exons ATGCCGCCCAAACGCAAGAGCCCCGACGCGTCCAGCGCGCCGGCCAGCAAGCGAAGCAAACCGGACCTGCGCCAGCCGCACCCAAACGCGAAAGAGACCGAGGCCTTTGGGATCGTCCTGCGCGACTTCTATCCCCCCGAAATGAGCAACGAGCGCTGCGAGGCGTATAATAATGGAACCCTGGAACGGCCCATCGAGACCCTCAACAAGGCCTGTCGGGAGACGGCCGACCAGCGTCGCGCCATCGCCCCCGGCAAGGCCGTGGTTCACTGGTTCAAGAGCGACCTGCGTCTTCATGACAACCGAGCACTGAGCGCGGCCTCGCAGAAAGCCCGCGATCATGACATCCCACTGATCGGCCTCTACGTTCTCTCACCCGAGGACCTGACGGCCCATCTGGCGAGTCCCGCACGCGTCGACCTGACCCTGCGCACCTTgcaacagctccagcgcGACCTGAATGAGTTGGACATTCCCTTACACATGGAAACAGTCGAGAAACGCAAGGCAGTCCCGGGTCGTCTTGTTACACTCTGTCAGAAATGGGGCTCTCAACACCTCTTTGGCAATCTTGAGTACGAAGTGGATGAACTCCGACGCGATGCCCGGTTGGTACGGCAATGCGCCGAGAACGGGATCGATTTTGAGCCGAACCACGATACCTGTGTGGTCACTCCGGGGCTGCTGAGTAGCCAACAGGACCGGCAGTATGCCGTCTACACCCCGTGGTTTCGCTCCTGGCTGGCTTTCTTGAAAGAGAACCCCGACTACCTCGAGGTGTCGGAGGAGCCCGGGTCCAACCCTCAGGGTGCGCGAACGCAACTTGCAGACCTTTTCGATTGCAAGGTGCCCGCGGCCCCGAGCAACAAGCAGCTGTccaacgaggagaagaaacggTTTGAGAAAATGTATCCTGCCGGGGAGCACGAGGCCCTCCAACGGCTGGAAGCATTCCTAGAAGAAAAGGCCAGCGACTACGAGGCGATGCGGAGCATGTTGCCCGGTCAGCATACGTCCATCCTTAGCCCGTACTTTGCCTCGGGAGCGTTGAGTGCCCGCACGGCTGTGATGATGGCCAAGCGAAACAACAAAAACCGGCTGGATCAGTACGACTCGGGCCACATCAGTTGGATCAGCGAGGTGGCCTGGCGCGATTTCTACAAGCATGTGCTTGTGCACTGGCCATTTATCTG TATGAACAAGTGCTTCAAGCCGGACCACACCAACATTGACTGGGAGTACGATGAGGACCAGTTCCAAGCCTGGGCCGACGGCAAGACCGGCTACCCTATCGTGGATGCTGCCATGCGGCAGTTGCGGCACTCGGCGTGGATGCACAACCGCACTCGGATGGTCGTCTCGTCTTTCCTGTCCAAAGACCTGCTTATCGACTGGCGCCGGGGCGAGCGGTACTTCATGGAGCACCTGATCGACGGGGATTTTGCCTCCAACCATGGCGGGTGGGGGTTTGGCAGCAGCACCGGAGTGGATCCCCAGCCCTACTTTCGCATCTTCAACCCGCTACGGCAGAGCGAGCGGTTCGACCCGGAAGGCGAGTACATCCGCTACTGGGTTCCCGAGCTGCACGACGTTCAGGGCACTGCCATCCATGCTCCATATGACCGGGGAGCAGGGGCAGTTGCGGAGAAGAATGGATATCCCCGGCCAGTGGTTGAGCATGCGGCCAGTCGGGAGAAGGCTTTGGAACGGTACAAGCGCGCGTTGCATGGATGA
- a CDS encoding uncharacterized protein (ID:PFLUO_000092-T1.cds;~source:funannotate) yields MDTQSGDIPPSTAGPDELPDGKRRWRRNRIACDSCHARRVRCDRAFPCSRCLRSETHCQFTRERRKRGRIARSRLPATATVTDTAEDKRDRIPERETNGGVGLGVALSPLQQSSPTSTFQHRSPATNEASVLSALSADGRLRSAADGLRHRAGPGANNATEEWLSAAHLSPESYEILGGTGGGDGPLPRLLDIWNPVDLAGHRPQTVSAPMPSTSRPSLSNRGQIPGPARSSLKYPVLEPLMPFLESNLPRRLVCDLLELYFTSAFSTHMHPVCHHIHCYLLRKASFLSLDRPRPSSPALLASMLWVAAVDDRAFSLSISPLQRRKICQFLCALTIRLLRPLIHVSFKDQEPPTAGENGHPTAAQEAAAHHPFEGVGDDKGLVGPAGSLDDVITYIHVASIISSSEQKAASMRWWHAAFTLARELKLNQEMEVMPNVDSQSDGSSPSFGYALAGWPGSPGGPVFDYSNNSRPSLNCVCEQGGSSHSPAVVTEEHREERRRTWWLLYIMDRHLALCYNRPLALLDAESEDLLLPLDESSWQAGNVHSNSPRQDGPQCARSGDQNKRRVFPNFICHDHSILGFFLPLMTITGELIDLNQARNHPTLGLRLQGKEAWEIHVAEVLRQLEIYRASLTTFAAATTVDPEASLSTAYAPKSDQPADPQISQAFSWHTQTVIAYSSYLVHVLHILLVGKWDPVSLIEDKDFWTSSPAFASTISHALEAADSVQQILRFDPDISFMPYFFGIQLLQGSFLLLLIVERLQKEAGEGILNACETMIRATESCVVTLNTEYQRSFRQVMRSAVAQARGRPVNPSEIRHRRKAVLALYRWTRKGTGLAL; encoded by the exons ATGGACACCCAGTCGGGTGACATTCCTCCCTCGACTGCCGGCCCGGACGAACTCCCTGACGGCAAGCGACGGTGGCGCCGCAATCGGATCGCTTGCGACTCATGCCACGCCCGTCGCGTCCGTTGTGACCGTGCCTTCCCCTGCTCCCGATGCCTGCGAAGTGAAACTCACTGCCAATTTACCCGCGAGCGCCGGAAACGAGGGCGTATTGCACGGTCCAGGTTgccggccacggccacggtcACGGACACGGCGGAGGATAAAAGAGACCGAATCCccgagagagagacaaaTGGAGGGGTTGGCCTGGGGGTGGCCTTGTCACCCCTGCAGCAGAGCTCTCCCACCTCCACCTTCCAGCACCGGTCGCCGGCCACTAACGAGGCTAGTGTCCTCTCTGCGCTGAGCGCCGATGGCCGCCTCCGCTCTGCAGCGGATGGGTTGCGGCACCGAGCAGGCCCAGGGGCGAATAATGCCACTGAAGAATGGCTGTCTGCAGCGCACCTGTCGCCAGAGTCCTATGAAATCCTTGGGGGTACGGGCGGAGGCGATGGACCTCTTCCCCGGCTGCTGGATATTTGGAACCCGGTCGATCTGGCCGGTCACCGTCCCCAAACGGTGTCGGCGCCGATGCCTTCCACATCAAGGCCGAGCCTTTCCAATCGAGGCCAGATTCCAGGTCCAGCACGATCTTCATTGAAATACCCGGTGCTGGAGCCCCTCATGCCGTTCTTAGAATCGAATCTCCCTCGTCGATTGGTGTGCGACCTGCTGGAGCTATATTTTACCAGTGCTTTTTCGACCCACATGCACCCGGTGTGCCATCACATTCATTGCTACCTCCTGCGAAAAGCTTCTTTTCTCAGTCTGGACCGGCCACGTCCCAGCAGCCCAGCGCTCTTGGCGAGTATGTTATGGGTGGCGGCAGTAGACGACAGAGCCTTTTccttgtccatctcgccgcTGCAGCGCCGCAAGATCTGTCAATTCCTCTGCGCTCTGACGATCCGCTTGCTACGACCTCTGATTCATGTCTCTTTTAAAGACCAAGAGCCACCCACGGCGGGTGAGAATGGCCATCCAACCGCCGCTCAGGAGGCTGCGGCACATCACCCATTCGAAGGAGTGGGCGATGATAAAGGTCTGGTCGGACCCGCTGGCTCGCTGGACGATGTAATCACATACATCCATGTCGCATCCATTATTTCGTCCAGTGAGCAAAAGGCCGCAAGTATGCGATG GTGGCATGCTGCTTTTACTCTGGCCCGAGAGCTCAAACTCAACCAGGAAATGGAAGTGATGCCCAATGTTGATAGCCAGAGTGATGGCTCAAGCCCATCATTCGGTTACGCCCTGGCCGGCTGGCCTGGTTCCCCCGGTGGTCCCGTCTTCGACTACTCCAATAACAGTCGTCCAAGCTTGAACTGTGTATGCGAACAAGGCGGTAGTTCGCATAGTCCCGCCGTAGTCACCGAAGAGCATCGTGAAGAGAGACGTCGAACATGGTGGCTGTTATACATTATGGATCGGCACCTTGCACTCTGCTACAATCGACCATTGGCCCTTCTCGATGCGGAAAGCGaagaccttcttcttccattggACGAGAGCTCCTGGCAGGCGGGCAATGTCCACAGCAACAGCCCCCGACAAGATGGACCCCAATGCGCGCGCTCAGGAGATCAGAACAAACGTCGCGTGTTTCCCAACTTCATATGCCACGATCACTCCATcctgggcttcttcttgccgcTCATGACAATCACCGGGGAGTTGATTGATCTGAACCAGGCCCGCAACCACCCCACGCTCGGTCTCCGGCTCCAGGGGAAGGAAGCTTGGGAGATTCACGTGGCAGAGGTATTGCGGCAGCTTGAAATCTACAGAGCTAGTCTCACCACCTTTGCCGCAGCCACGACCGTGGACCCGGAAGCGTCGCTGTCGACTGCATATGCCCCCAAATCCGACCAACCAGCCGACCCCCAGATATCTCAGGCTTTTTCCTGGCATACCCAGACGGTCATTGCCTATTCGTCCTACTTGGTTCATGTTCTTCATATTCTGCTGGTGGGTAAATGGGATCCAGTCTCCCTGATCGAAGACAAAGACTTTTGGACTTCGTCGCCGGCCTTTGCGTCGACCATTTCTCATGCGTTGGAGGCTGCAGACTCCGTGCAGCAAATCTTACGATTTGACCCGGACATCAGCTTTATGCCATACTTTTTCGGTATCCAGCTCTTGCAGGGCAGTTTCCTGTTGCTTCTCATCGTGGAGCGCCTTCAGAAGGAAGCGGGCGAAGGTATCCTGAATGCCTGCGAAACGATGATTCGCGCCACCGAGTCTTGCGTCGTCACTCTGAATACAGAGTACCAGCGCAGCTTCCGGCAAGTCATGCGGAGCGCCGTTGCCCAGGCGCGCGGGCGGCCTGTGAATCCAAGCGAGATTCGACATCGCCGCAAAGCAGTCCTGGCCCTCTACCGATGGACACGCAAAGGCACTGGCCTCGCTCTCTGA
- a CDS encoding uncharacterized protein (ID:PFLUO_000093-T1.cds;~source:funannotate) has protein sequence MPGWHATTPLYPQVMDLPYGVADYDQLGPDPLIADDFPLSLPEGINSAWTAAQIHYASEFPGDPTGKFQPYPQVYCEAGLAGGYQEGKKTGQSGTMIGHPSSAGSFNHTDLTRGHFQPLSQLATERALFMNHPCNQPGFSAYAASPTSDPCSSPGTSHDSSSGWEGDAEREARDLRSADSSPPKLHLRTPRESIRHYQHMADGDDNMIPLEMPDGSTRFTANWLPVDPGVGFTIGSCVYRDPSEDGNHLGMHAFHHDTIAFIPPNSAAWSREG, from the exons ATGCCTGGGTGGCATGCCACGACTCCATTGTATCCGCAAGTGATGGACCTACCATACGGTGTTGCAGACTATGATCAGCTCGGGCCGGACCCGTTAATTGCAGACGACTTTCCTCTGTCTTTACCAGAGGGTATAAATTCCGCATGGACAGCGGCACAAATACATTACGCCAGCGAGTTTCCCGGAGATCCGACGGGCAAATTCCAACCGTATCCACAGGTATATTGCGAGGCCGGCCTTGCGGGCGGTTATCAAGAAGGCAAGAAGACTGGGCAGTCGGG CACGATGATTggacatccttcttccgcagGCTCATTCAACCATACAGACCTCACGAGAGGCCATTTCCAACCACTCTCCCAGCTGGCGACGGAGCGCGCGCTCTTCATGAACCACCCCTGCAATCAACCCGGGTTCTCCGCATACGCCGCATCGCCTACCTCTGATCCGTGTAGTTCGCCAGGAACAAGTCACGATTCCTCTAGTGGGTGGGaaggagatgcagagagagAAGCCCGGGACCTTCGCTCCGCAGACAGCTCTCCGCCGAAGCTGCACCTCCGCACACCTCGCGAGTCGATCCGTCACTATCAGCATATGGCCGACGGAGACGACAACATGATTCCGTTGGAAATGCCAGATGGCAGCACCCGCTTCACGGCGAATTGGTTGCCAGTGGATCCCGGTGTTGGATTTACCATCGGGTCATGCGTCTACCGTGATCCCAGCGAGGATGGGAATCATCTGGGCATGCACGCCTTTCACCATGATACCATTGCCTTCATTCCACCGAACTCGGCTGCGTGGTCACGCGAGGGGTGA